Proteins co-encoded in one Diaminobutyricimonas sp. LJ205 genomic window:
- the gyrA gene encoding DNA gyrase subunit A — protein MADEVDTPESTGDRIAQVDLQLEMQRSYLDYAMSVIVGRALPEVRDGLKPVHRRVIYAMYDGGYRPDKAFSKCARVVGDVMGQFHPHGDSAIYDALVRLVQPWSMRYPLALGQGNFGSPGNDGAAAPRYTETKMAPLALEMVRDIDKDTVNFQDNYDGRTQEPAVLPARFPNLLVNGSVGIAVGMATNIPPHNLREVADGALWHLNNPDAPREELLEALMQRIKGPDFPTGAQILGVRGIRDAYTTGRGSITMRAVVNVEEIQGRTCLVVTELPYQVNPDNLAIKIADLVKDGRLSGISDIRDETSGRTGQRLVIVLKRDAVAKVVLNNLYKHTSLQENFGANMLAIVDGVPRTLAVDGFITNWVAHQIEVIVRRTQFLLREAEERMHILRGYLKALDALDEVIALIRASATVDDARDGLMSLLDADELQANAILSMQLRRLAALERQKIVDEHDELATRIADYQDILSDPTRQRSIVSDELTDIVDRYGDDRRTEIMYGFDGDMDIEDLIPEEEMVVTVTRDGYVKRTRSDNYRSQHRGGKGVKGAALRADDVVEHFFVTTTHHWLLFFTTKGRVYRAKTYELQEAGRDAKGQHVANLLALQPDEEIAQILDIRDYQAATYLALATRNGLVKKTALSEYDTNRTGGIIAINLREGDELVSAMLVDEDSDVLLVSRNGMSIRFTATDAALRPMGRSTSGVIGMHFRDDDELLSASVVSDDGYVFVVTEGGYAKRTAVDQYRVQNRGGLGIKVAKLSDGRGLLAGALIVDESDEVLVVLASGKVVRSAVAEVPAKGRDTMGVVFARFAEEDKIIAIAKNSERNLVEVDAEAPTDEQTADAVTPAPGKDTELDE, from the coding sequence ATGGCAGATGAAGTAGACACTCCCGAGTCCACGGGCGACCGGATCGCGCAGGTCGACCTGCAGCTCGAGATGCAGCGGAGCTACCTCGACTACGCGATGAGCGTCATCGTCGGGCGCGCGCTGCCCGAGGTGCGTGACGGCCTGAAGCCGGTGCACCGTCGAGTGATCTACGCGATGTACGACGGTGGCTACCGCCCCGACAAGGCGTTCTCGAAGTGCGCCCGTGTCGTCGGCGACGTGATGGGGCAGTTCCACCCGCACGGTGACTCGGCGATCTACGACGCCCTCGTGCGTCTGGTCCAGCCGTGGAGCATGCGCTACCCGCTGGCGCTCGGCCAGGGCAACTTCGGCTCGCCGGGTAACGACGGCGCCGCCGCCCCGCGGTACACCGAGACGAAGATGGCTCCGCTCGCGCTCGAAATGGTGCGCGACATCGACAAGGACACCGTCAACTTCCAGGACAACTACGACGGCCGCACCCAGGAGCCCGCGGTGCTGCCCGCGCGCTTCCCGAACCTGCTGGTGAACGGTTCGGTCGGTATCGCGGTCGGCATGGCCACCAACATCCCGCCGCACAACCTGCGCGAGGTCGCGGATGGCGCGCTGTGGCACTTGAACAACCCGGATGCTCCGCGTGAAGAGCTGCTCGAGGCGCTCATGCAGCGCATCAAGGGCCCGGACTTCCCGACCGGCGCGCAGATCCTCGGCGTCCGCGGCATCCGGGACGCGTACACCACCGGGCGTGGCTCGATCACGATGCGCGCCGTGGTCAACGTGGAGGAGATCCAGGGCCGCACGTGCCTCGTGGTCACCGAACTGCCCTACCAGGTCAACCCCGACAATCTTGCGATCAAGATCGCCGACCTGGTCAAGGACGGCCGGCTCTCCGGTATCTCCGACATCCGGGACGAGACCTCCGGCCGCACCGGCCAGCGCCTCGTGATCGTGCTGAAGCGCGATGCGGTCGCCAAGGTGGTGCTGAACAACCTCTACAAGCACACCTCGCTGCAGGAGAACTTCGGCGCGAACATGCTTGCGATCGTCGACGGCGTGCCGCGCACGCTCGCGGTCGACGGCTTCATCACCAACTGGGTCGCCCACCAGATCGAGGTCATCGTTCGGCGCACGCAGTTCCTGCTGCGTGAGGCCGAGGAGCGCATGCACATCCTGCGCGGTTACCTCAAGGCGCTCGACGCGCTGGACGAGGTCATCGCCCTGATCCGTGCGTCGGCGACCGTTGACGATGCCCGTGACGGCCTGATGTCGCTGCTCGACGCAGACGAACTGCAGGCGAACGCGATCCTCTCCATGCAGCTGCGTCGGCTGGCTGCCCTCGAGCGGCAGAAGATCGTTGACGAGCACGACGAACTCGCCACCCGGATCGCCGACTACCAGGACATCCTGTCCGACCCGACCCGCCAGCGGTCGATCGTCAGTGACGAGCTCACCGACATCGTCGACCGCTACGGCGACGACCGCCGCACCGAGATCATGTACGGCTTCGACGGCGACATGGACATCGAAGACCTCATCCCCGAAGAGGAGATGGTGGTCACCGTCACGCGCGATGGTTACGTCAAGCGCACGCGCAGCGACAACTACCGCAGCCAGCACCGCGGCGGCAAGGGCGTGAAGGGCGCTGCCCTGCGGGCGGATGACGTGGTCGAGCACTTCTTCGTCACCACCACCCACCACTGGCTGTTGTTCTTCACCACCAAGGGCCGGGTGTACCGCGCAAAGACCTACGAGCTGCAGGAAGCCGGCCGCGACGCGAAGGGTCAGCACGTCGCGAACCTGCTGGCGTTGCAGCCGGACGAGGAAATCGCTCAGATCCTCGACATCCGGGACTACCAGGCGGCGACCTACCTCGCCCTGGCCACCCGGAACGGCCTGGTCAAGAAGACCGCGCTCAGCGAGTACGACACGAACCGCACCGGCGGGATCATCGCGATCAACCTGCGCGAGGGCGACGAGCTGGTCTCGGCGATGCTCGTCGACGAGGACTCCGATGTGCTGCTGGTCTCGCGGAATGGCATGTCGATCCGGTTCACGGCGACGGATGCCGCGCTGCGGCCGATGGGACGCTCGACGTCCGGCGTGATCGGCATGCACTTCCGTGATGACGACGAACTGCTGTCGGCGTCGGTGGTCAGCGATGACGGCTATGTCTTCGTAGTCACCGAGGGCGGCTACGCGAAGCGCACTGCGGTCGACCAGTACCGCGTGCAGAACCGCGGCGGACTGGGCATCAAGGTTGCCAAGCTCAGCGACGGGCGCGGCCTCCTGGCCGGCGCACTGATCGTCGACGAGAGCGACGAGGTGCTCGTGGTTCTTGCCAGTGGCAAGGTGGTACGCTCTGCCGTGGCCGAGGTACCGGCCAAGGGACGAGACACCATGGGTGTCGTGTTCGCTCGCTTCGCTGAGGAAGACAAGATCATCGCGATTGCGAAGAACAGTGAACGTAACCTTGTAGAGGTGGATGCCGAGGCGCCCACCGACGAGCAGACCGCCGATGCCGTTACCCCGGCGCCCGGGAAGGACACTGAACTAGATGAGTAG
- the gnd gene encoding phosphogluconate dehydrogenase (NAD(+)-dependent, decarboxylating) has translation MHIGLIGLGKMGNNMRARLRNNGIDVTGFDPNPEVTDVATLADLTAALPTPRIVWVMVPSGAITTGVITDLAGVLDEGDLVIEGGNSRFTEDAKHAALLAPKGIHYVDAGVSGGIWGQQNGYGLMVGGDQADVDRAMPVFDALRPEGPRDEGFVHAGEIGAGHYAKMVHNGIEYALMQAWAEGFELLSAREDLIKDVPGTFKAWQRGTVVRSWLLELLVRALEDDPELTDIEGYVEDSGEGRWTVEEALHNAVPVPTISASIFARFVSRQEDSPSMKAVAALRKQFGGHAVRKA, from the coding sequence ATGCACATCGGGCTCATCGGCCTCGGCAAAATGGGCAACAACATGCGTGCCCGGCTACGCAACAACGGCATCGACGTCACCGGATTCGACCCGAATCCCGAGGTCACGGATGTCGCAACCCTCGCCGACCTCACCGCGGCGCTTCCCACTCCGCGCATCGTCTGGGTGATGGTTCCCTCCGGCGCCATCACTACTGGGGTCATCACCGACCTCGCCGGCGTACTCGATGAGGGTGACCTGGTCATCGAGGGCGGCAACTCACGTTTCACCGAAGACGCCAAGCACGCCGCGCTGCTCGCCCCGAAGGGTATCCACTACGTCGATGCCGGCGTCTCCGGCGGAATCTGGGGCCAGCAGAACGGCTACGGGCTCATGGTCGGCGGCGACCAGGCCGACGTCGACCGGGCAATGCCGGTGTTCGACGCGCTTCGCCCCGAGGGTCCGCGCGACGAGGGCTTCGTGCACGCGGGCGAAATCGGCGCAGGCCACTACGCGAAGATGGTTCACAACGGCATCGAGTACGCGCTCATGCAGGCCTGGGCCGAGGGCTTCGAGCTGCTCAGCGCCCGCGAGGACCTGATCAAGGACGTCCCCGGAACCTTCAAGGCCTGGCAGCGCGGCACCGTGGTGCGCAGCTGGCTGCTCGAGTTGCTGGTGCGCGCACTCGAGGACGACCCCGAGCTAACCGACATCGAGGGTTACGTCGAGGATTCCGGCGAGGGCCGCTGGACCGTCGAGGAAGCCCTGCACAACGCGGTCCCGGTGCCGACCATCAGCGCCTCGATCTTCGCCCGCTTCGTGTCCCGCCAAGAGGACTCGCCGTCGATGAAAGCCGTCGCGGCGCTGCGCAAGCAGTTCGGTGGGCACGCGGTGCGCAAGGCCTGA
- the recF gene encoding DNA replication/repair protein RecF: protein MIVTHLSLTDFRNYKQAEVELRPGPNLFVGSNGQGKTNLVESLGYLSTLGSHRVSSDQALIRQGTDAAIIRARLEHADRQMLAEVQLNRQGANRAQVNRSVIKTRDLPRYFSSVLFAPEDLALVRGEPSGRRRFLDELLVLRSPRMSGVLADYERVLKQRNTLLKSARSSGIKANQLTTLEIWDDRLISLGSELIAARSVLVLDLQPEVERAYAAIAGDEHAASLASHLSILAGKPADDDTLPDTAARSTAITAKEASEVFRAGLQRLRPTELDRGLTLIGPHRDDLVLTLNDLPARGYASHGESWSFALSLKLASAEVLRRDSVAGDPVLILDDVFAELDLLRRGRLAAAIDGFEQVLITAAVYEDVPEKLAAHTVRIKAGAIVESA from the coding sequence GTGATCGTCACCCACCTGAGCCTCACCGACTTTCGTAACTACAAACAGGCCGAAGTCGAACTTCGCCCAGGGCCGAACCTGTTCGTCGGCAGCAACGGGCAGGGCAAGACCAACCTCGTCGAATCGCTCGGCTACCTGTCAACGCTCGGATCGCACAGGGTGTCGAGTGACCAGGCGCTGATTCGGCAGGGCACGGATGCCGCGATCATCCGCGCCCGACTCGAGCACGCCGACCGGCAGATGCTGGCCGAGGTGCAGCTCAACCGGCAGGGAGCGAACCGGGCGCAGGTCAACCGCTCTGTGATCAAGACCCGTGATCTGCCTCGGTACTTCTCGAGCGTGCTGTTCGCGCCCGAAGACCTGGCGCTCGTTCGCGGCGAACCATCCGGCCGCCGGCGGTTTCTCGATGAGTTGCTCGTCCTGCGCAGTCCGCGAATGAGCGGCGTGCTCGCCGACTACGAGCGGGTGCTGAAGCAGCGGAACACCCTGCTGAAATCCGCCCGATCCTCGGGAATCAAGGCGAACCAGCTGACCACGCTGGAAATCTGGGATGACCGCCTGATCAGCCTGGGATCCGAACTCATTGCCGCCCGATCGGTGCTCGTGCTCGACCTGCAACCCGAAGTCGAGCGCGCCTATGCGGCGATCGCCGGCGACGAACACGCTGCCAGTCTTGCCAGCCACCTCAGCATCCTCGCCGGGAAACCCGCAGACGACGACACCCTCCCGGACACCGCGGCTCGGTCCACCGCGATCACCGCGAAGGAGGCATCCGAAGTCTTCCGCGCCGGCCTGCAGCGGCTGCGACCGACCGAACTCGACCGCGGACTCACCCTGATCGGGCCGCACCGCGACGATCTGGTACTCACCCTGAACGACCTGCCCGCGCGCGGATACGCGAGCCACGGTGAATCCTGGTCATTCGCGCTGTCACTCAAGCTTGCCTCGGCCGAGGTGCTCCGCCGGGACTCGGTCGCCGGCGATCCGGTGCTGATCCTCGATGACGTCTTCGCGGAACTGGACCTGTTGCGGCGGGGCAGGCTGGCCGCCGCCATCGACGGGTTCGAGCAAGTGCTCATCACCGCGGCGGTGTACGAGGATGTGCCCGAGAAGCTGGCCGCGCACACCGTGCGGATCAAGGCCGGCGCCATCGTGGAGAGCGCATGA
- the gyrB gene encoding DNA topoisomerase (ATP-hydrolyzing) subunit B, translating to MADLTSEDSYGASAIQVLEGLEAVRKRPGMYIGSTGPRGLHHLVYEIVDNSVDEALAGYCDTIKVTLLANGGVRVIDNGRGIPVDIHPVEKKSTVEVVLTILHAGGKFGGGGYAVSGGLHGVGSSVVNALSHQLDVEVHRQGHVWTQTYHDGVPDAPLAQSGTSTDSGTTITFWPNSDIFETTEFDWDTLRVRFQQTAFLNKGLRITLTDERPTEDEEEPRFGDYHYENGLVDYVEYLNAAKKLDPVHPEIISFELEDKEKQIALEVAMQWTNSYQESVHTFANTINTHEGGTHEEGFRAALTTLVNKYARDKGLIKEKEENLSGEDVREGLTAVVSVKLGEPQFEGQTKTKLGNTLAKSFVQRVVGDQLGDWFERNPAQAKEIIRKSQQAAAARLAARKARESTRRKGLLEGGGMPGKLKDCQSKDPSISEVFIVEGDSAGGSAVQGRNPETQAILPLRGKILNVEKARLDRALGNAEIQAMITAFGTGIGEDFKPEKARYHKIVLMADADVDGQHITTLLLTLLFRYMRPLIEMGYVYLAQPPLYRLKWSNAEHDYVYSDRERDAMLKEGIASGKRIPKENGIQRYKGLGEMDYKELWETTMNPETRTLLQVTLDDAAAADSIFSTLMGEDVESRRHFIQQNAKDVRFLDI from the coding sequence ATGGCTGATTTGACTTCTGAAGACTCTTACGGCGCTAGTGCGATCCAAGTTCTCGAGGGTCTGGAAGCCGTCCGCAAACGGCCCGGAATGTATATCGGTTCCACCGGTCCCCGCGGTCTGCACCACCTGGTGTACGAGATCGTCGACAACTCTGTCGACGAGGCTCTCGCCGGGTACTGCGACACCATCAAGGTGACGCTGCTGGCCAACGGCGGTGTCCGCGTCATCGACAACGGCCGCGGCATCCCGGTGGATATCCACCCTGTGGAGAAGAAGTCGACGGTCGAGGTGGTGCTCACCATCCTGCACGCCGGCGGCAAGTTCGGCGGCGGCGGATACGCGGTTTCGGGCGGACTGCACGGCGTCGGCAGCTCGGTGGTGAACGCGTTGTCCCACCAGCTCGATGTCGAGGTGCACCGCCAGGGTCACGTCTGGACCCAGACCTACCACGACGGCGTTCCCGACGCACCGCTCGCCCAGAGCGGAACGTCGACCGACTCGGGTACCACGATCACGTTCTGGCCGAACAGCGACATCTTCGAGACCACCGAATTCGACTGGGACACCCTGCGCGTGCGGTTCCAGCAGACCGCCTTCCTGAACAAGGGTCTGCGGATCACGCTCACCGACGAGCGCCCGACCGAAGACGAAGAAGAGCCGCGCTTCGGTGACTACCACTACGAGAACGGCCTCGTCGACTACGTCGAGTACCTCAACGCCGCGAAGAAGCTCGACCCGGTGCATCCGGAGATCATCTCCTTCGAGCTCGAAGATAAAGAGAAGCAGATCGCGCTCGAGGTGGCGATGCAGTGGACGAACTCCTACCAGGAGAGCGTGCACACCTTCGCCAACACCATCAACACCCACGAGGGTGGCACGCACGAAGAGGGCTTCCGTGCCGCGCTGACGACGCTGGTCAACAAGTACGCGCGCGACAAGGGACTGATCAAGGAGAAGGAAGAGAACCTCTCCGGTGAAGACGTCCGCGAGGGTCTCACCGCCGTCGTGTCGGTCAAGCTCGGCGAACCGCAGTTCGAGGGCCAGACGAAGACCAAGCTCGGCAACACGCTCGCCAAGTCGTTCGTGCAGCGGGTCGTCGGCGACCAGCTCGGTGATTGGTTCGAGCGGAACCCCGCCCAGGCCAAGGAGATCATCCGCAAGTCGCAGCAGGCGGCCGCGGCACGCCTCGCCGCCCGTAAGGCGCGCGAGAGCACTCGTCGCAAGGGTCTGCTCGAGGGTGGCGGCATGCCGGGCAAGCTCAAGGACTGCCAGTCGAAGGACCCCTCGATCAGTGAGGTCTTCATCGTCGAGGGTGACTCGGCAGGCGGTTCGGCGGTGCAGGGGCGCAACCCCGAGACCCAGGCGATCCTGCCGCTGCGTGGCAAGATCCTGAACGTCGAGAAGGCGCGCCTCGACCGCGCGTTGGGCAACGCCGAGATCCAGGCGATGATCACCGCGTTCGGCACCGGCATCGGTGAGGACTTCAAGCCCGAGAAGGCGCGCTATCACAAGATCGTGCTGATGGCGGATGCCGATGTCGACGGCCAGCACATCACCACGCTGCTGCTGACCCTCCTCTTCCGCTACATGCGTCCGCTGATCGAGATGGGCTACGTATACCTCGCGCAGCCGCCGCTCTACCGGTTGAAGTGGTCGAACGCTGAGCACGACTACGTGTACAGCGACCGCGAACGTGACGCCATGCTCAAGGAGGGAATTGCCTCAGGCAAGCGGATCCCCAAGGAAAACGGCATCCAGCGGTACAAGGGTCTCGGCGAGATGGACTACAAGGAACTGTGGGAGACCACGATGAACCCGGAAACCCGCACCCTGCTGCAGGTCACGCTCGATGACGCGGCCGCGGCGGACAGCATCTTCTCCACCCTGATGGGCGAAGACGTGGAGTCGCGCCGGCACTTCATCCAGCAGAACGCCAAGGACGTTCGCTTCCTCGACATTTAG
- a CDS encoding DUF3566 domain-containing protein yields MSSVAEKLQRKAQRQPATKQVRLKLVYIDFWSAVKLSFLVMVCAGIVLVVASILIWIVLQSTGVFGGVDSLLQDVLADPTFSVTSAFGLAQVALFSVIVAVLNIVVGTALGAIMSALYNLSVRVTGGLLVGFTNS; encoded by the coding sequence ATGAGTAGCGTCGCCGAGAAGTTGCAGCGCAAGGCGCAGCGTCAGCCAGCCACCAAGCAGGTGCGGTTGAAGCTCGTGTACATCGACTTCTGGTCGGCGGTGAAGCTCTCGTTCCTGGTCATGGTCTGCGCGGGCATCGTGCTGGTCGTGGCATCCATCCTGATCTGGATCGTGCTGCAGTCGACGGGCGTCTTCGGCGGTGTGGACAGCCTGCTGCAGGACGTGCTCGCCGACCCCACCTTCAGCGTCACCTCGGCGTTCGGGCTCGCGCAGGTCGCACTGTTCTCGGTGATCGTCGCGGTGTTGAACATCGTGGTCGGCACCGCGCTCGGTGCGATCATGAGCGCGTTGTACAACCTCAGCGTGCGTGTGACCGGCGGTCTGCTGGTCGGTTTCACGAATAGCTGA
- a CDS encoding DUF721 domain-containing protein produces the protein MIEDPTSEARNVYLRFRRVFGDPALRTTDSRRRASKAKEPSVPFGSGRDPQGVGDVLDALTAKLGWNSPLAQSDLMLSWPDLVGAETAAHSTPTGITEGVLNVKCDSTAWATQLRLMRSMITTQIIERYPDAGIQSVRFEGPNAPSWKRGPRAIPGRGPRDTYG, from the coding sequence ATGATCGAGGATCCGACCAGCGAGGCGCGGAACGTCTACCTGCGATTCCGGCGAGTCTTCGGCGACCCCGCGCTGCGCACCACCGACAGCAGGCGGCGGGCGAGCAAGGCGAAGGAGCCATCGGTTCCGTTCGGAAGCGGCCGCGATCCACAGGGAGTCGGCGATGTGCTCGATGCGTTGACCGCGAAACTCGGCTGGAACTCACCGCTCGCGCAGTCCGACCTGATGTTGTCGTGGCCGGATCTGGTCGGCGCCGAGACCGCGGCGCACTCCACTCCGACCGGGATCACCGAGGGCGTACTGAACGTCAAATGCGATTCCACCGCCTGGGCGACCCAGCTGCGGTTGATGCGTTCGATGATCACCACGCAAATCATCGAGCGGTATCCGGATGCCGGCATCCAATCGGTGCGCTTCGAAGGGCCGAACGCCCCAAGCTGGAAACGTGGCCCCAGAGCAATTCCAGGGCGTGGTCCTCGCGATACTTACGGTTGA
- a CDS encoding carboxypeptidase-like regulatory domain-containing protein: protein MDQVLLDSDRREVHWMLARRVAGPVSAGVIAVALLTACAQSASSEIRGVVVDGAGAPQSRCSVVVEVVSGPPYPEVAQVTGSDGEFSWTLPSGSYDIVAHCGGPTGRQNVQVPTESDLRITVE, encoded by the coding sequence ATGGATCAAGTTCTCCTCGACAGTGACCGCAGGGAGGTCCACTGGATGCTCGCGAGACGCGTGGCGGGGCCGGTGTCGGCAGGAGTGATTGCTGTCGCTCTGCTCACCGCGTGCGCGCAGTCAGCATCGTCTGAGATCCGCGGCGTCGTGGTCGACGGTGCTGGTGCTCCGCAGTCCCGCTGCTCGGTCGTGGTTGAAGTCGTGAGCGGACCGCCGTATCCCGAAGTTGCGCAGGTCACCGGCAGCGACGGCGAGTTCAGCTGGACGCTTCCCTCTGGCTCATACGACATCGTCGCCCACTGTGGCGGGCCGACCGGTCGGCAGAACGTGCAGGTTCCAACCGAGTCAGACCTTCGGATCACCGTGGAATAA
- the dnaN gene encoding DNA polymerase III subunit beta, producing the protein MKFQVNRDVFSEAVSFAVKLLPQRTTLPILSGVLIEATADGLTLSSFDYEVSSRTEIDAEIEEPGTVLVSGRLLADIASRLPNAPVSFSTDSGRIVVACGSANFTLLSMPVEEYPTLPQVTGQSGLLPADSFADAVSQVAVAASRDDVTPVITGVQLEVSENSLSLVATDRYRVAVREIDWDSGDTPIDTVTALVPARTLAEIGKTFSGSGTISVSITGGDDRELIAFSADRKTVTSLLIKGNFPPVKRLFPETVDNYAVLNTADLVEAVRRVSLVLEREAALRFTFNADGLTLEAIGSEQAQASETIDAHLAGGDIVVSLKPAFLLDGLGAVHSEFTRISFTKTENPNKPGPVLITSQTSREEPGADNYKYLLQPNLLLR; encoded by the coding sequence GTGAAGTTTCAGGTCAATCGCGATGTCTTCAGCGAGGCTGTTTCCTTCGCGGTCAAGCTGCTTCCGCAGCGCACCACATTGCCCATCCTCAGCGGAGTGCTGATCGAGGCAACCGCCGACGGGCTCACCCTGTCGTCCTTCGACTACGAGGTGTCTTCGCGTACCGAGATCGATGCCGAGATCGAAGAACCCGGCACCGTCCTGGTCTCCGGCCGGCTGCTTGCCGACATCGCCAGCCGTCTTCCGAACGCCCCGGTCAGCTTCAGCACCGACAGCGGCCGCATCGTTGTCGCCTGCGGTTCTGCGAACTTCACCCTGCTGAGCATGCCCGTCGAGGAATACCCGACGCTGCCGCAGGTAACCGGCCAATCCGGTTTGCTGCCGGCCGACAGCTTCGCCGATGCGGTGTCCCAGGTGGCAGTTGCCGCCTCCCGCGACGACGTCACCCCTGTGATCACCGGCGTGCAGCTCGAAGTCTCCGAAAACAGCTTGTCGCTCGTGGCCACTGACCGTTACCGCGTCGCCGTCCGCGAGATCGACTGGGACTCCGGCGACACCCCGATCGACACCGTCACCGCGCTGGTTCCCGCGCGCACCCTGGCTGAGATCGGCAAGACCTTCTCGGGCAGCGGCACCATCTCGGTCTCCATCACCGGAGGCGACGACCGCGAGCTGATCGCCTTCTCGGCTGACCGGAAGACCGTCACATCACTGCTGATCAAGGGCAACTTCCCGCCGGTGAAGCGACTGTTCCCCGAGACCGTCGACAATTACGCGGTGCTCAACACCGCTGACCTGGTCGAGGCGGTTCGTCGCGTCTCGCTCGTGCTCGAGCGGGAGGCCGCGCTGCGGTTCACGTTCAACGCCGACGGCCTCACCCTGGAGGCGATCGGCTCCGAGCAGGCGCAGGCCTCCGAAACGATCGACGCCCACCTCGCCGGTGGCGACATCGTCGTCTCGCTCAAGCCGGCCTTCCTGCTGGACGGCCTCGGCGCGGTGCACTCCGAGTTCACCCGCATCTCGTTCACCAAGACCGAGAACCCCAACAAGCCGGGTCCGGTGCTGATCACCAGCCAGACCTCTCGCGAAGAGCCCGGCGCCGACAACTACAAGTACCTGCTGCAGCCCAACCTGCTGCTGCGCTAA
- the dnaA gene encoding chromosomal replication initiator protein DnaA: MAEQPDATAEIWRSVLSKLGDDERITPQLHGFINLVEPKGVLSGTLYLEVPNELTRGMLEQRIRVPLLGALGTLEGEHNVQNFAIVVNPEIQQDPLDSPQQEQQQPEQHYIEPTVVSATLDAGVIRGRSDSRLNPKYSFDNFVIGGSNRFAHAAAVAVAEAPAKAYNPLFIYGESGLGKTHLLHAIGHYAESLYPGIRVRYVSSEEFTNDFINSIANNRASVFQSRYREIDILLIDDIQFLQGKDSTQEAFFHTFNTLHDHNKQLVITSDLPPKHLTGFEDRMRSRFEWGLITDVQAPDLETRIAILRKKAQSEKLQVPDDILEFMASKVSSNIRELEGTLIRVTAFANLNRTPVDMQLVQTVLKDLITLDEDNVIAPVDIINHTAAYFKLTVDDLYGSSRSQAVATARQIAMYLCREMTNLSLPKIGQLFGNRDHTTVMYANKKISELMKERRSIYNQVTELTSRIKQNHRFNKM; the protein is encoded by the coding sequence ATGGCAGAACAACCAGACGCGACCGCCGAAATATGGCGCTCGGTGCTTTCCAAGCTCGGCGATGACGAGCGCATCACGCCCCAACTGCACGGGTTCATCAACCTGGTCGAGCCGAAGGGTGTGCTTTCCGGCACCCTCTACCTCGAGGTCCCGAACGAGTTGACCCGCGGCATGCTCGAGCAGCGCATCCGGGTCCCTCTCCTGGGAGCGCTCGGCACCCTCGAGGGCGAGCACAATGTGCAGAACTTCGCCATTGTGGTCAACCCCGAGATCCAGCAGGACCCGTTGGATTCGCCCCAGCAGGAACAGCAGCAGCCGGAACAGCACTACATCGAGCCCACCGTGGTGTCAGCCACCCTGGACGCCGGGGTGATCCGCGGCCGATCGGACAGCCGGCTCAACCCCAAGTACAGCTTCGATAACTTCGTGATCGGTGGCTCGAACCGCTTCGCCCACGCGGCAGCAGTGGCGGTGGCCGAAGCGCCGGCGAAGGCATACAACCCGCTGTTCATCTATGGCGAGTCCGGGCTCGGAAAAACCCACCTCCTGCACGCCATCGGCCACTATGCCGAGAGTCTGTATCCCGGCATCCGGGTTCGGTACGTGTCGAGCGAAGAGTTCACCAACGACTTCATCAACTCGATCGCGAACAACCGGGCGTCGGTATTCCAGTCCAGGTACCGCGAGATCGACATCCTGCTGATCGACGACATCCAGTTCCTGCAGGGCAAGGACTCCACCCAGGAGGCCTTCTTCCACACCTTCAATACACTGCACGACCACAACAAGCAGTTGGTCATCACCAGCGACCTGCCGCCGAAGCACCTGACCGGCTTTGAGGACCGGATGCGCTCGCGGTTCGAGTGGGGCCTGATCACCGATGTGCAGGCACCGGATCTCGAGACCCGCATCGCGATTCTGCGCAAGAAGGCGCAGAGCGAGAAGCTTCAAGTGCCCGACGACATCCTCGAGTTCATGGCGTCGAAGGTGTCATCGAACATCCGCGAGCTCGAGGGCACACTGATCCGCGTCACCGCATTCGCCAACCTGAACCGCACGCCGGTCGACATGCAGCTCGTGCAGACCGTTCTGAAGGATCTGATCACCCTCGACGAGGACAACGTGATCGCGCCGGTGGACATCATCAATCACACGGCCGCCTACTTCAAGCTCACAGTTGACGACCTCTACGGTTCGTCCCGCTCCCAGGCAGTAGCGACCGCTCGGCAGATCGCCATGTACCTGTGCCGCGAGATGACCAACCTCTCGCTGCCCAAGATCGGCCAGCTGTTCGGCAACCGCGACCACACCACGGTGATGTACGCCAACAAGAAGATCAGCGAGCTCATGAAGGAGCGCCGCTCGATCTACAACCAGGTCACCGAGCTGACCAGCCGGATCAAGCAGAACCACCGCTTCAACAAGATGTGA